The following proteins come from a genomic window of Miscanthus floridulus cultivar M001 chromosome 2, ASM1932011v1, whole genome shotgun sequence:
- the LOC136538941 gene encoding nascent polypeptide-associated complex subunit beta-like: MNVEKLKKMAGAVRTGGKGSMRRKKKAVHKTTTTDDKRLQSTLKRIGVNTIPGIEEVNIFKDDVVIQFVNPKVQASIGANTWVVSGTPQTKKLQDLLPSIINQLGPDNLDNLRRLAEQFQKQAPGASGAEAGASTGAAQNDDDDVPELVPGETFE, encoded by the exons ATGAATGttgaaaagctcaagaagatgGCAGGTGCTGTGCGCACTGGGGGGAAGGGTAGCATGCGCAG GAAGAAGAAGGCAGTCCACAAGACTACAACCACAGATGACAAAAGGCTTCAGAGCACCCTGAAAAGAATAGGAGTGAACACCATTCCTGGTATTGAAGAGGTCAACATCTTTAAGGACGATGTTGTTATTCAGTTTGTGAATCCTAAAG TGCAAGCTTCAATTGGTGCTAATACATGGGTGGTCAGTGGAACTCCACAGACGAAGA AGCTGCAAGATCTGCTTCCGTCCATTATCAATCAGCTTG GTCCTGACAACTTGGACAACCTGCGGAGGCTTGCGGAGCAATTCCAGAAGCAGGCCCCTGGTGCTTCTGGTGCAGAGGCTGGTGCCAGCACAGGTGCTGCTCAGAACGATGATGACGACGTTCCTGAGCTTGTCCCTGGAGAGACATTTGAGTAG